The following are encoded together in the Panicum virgatum strain AP13 chromosome 6K, P.virgatum_v5, whole genome shotgun sequence genome:
- the LOC120711972 gene encoding nuclear pore complex protein NUP43-like isoform X1 — translation MADSPSFRRHPLAASVDLVRWLPSVAASPSERLLAAAIYDPSSCPTASSIHLLPLSDPTSPLASLPLPSRATALRCSPVALAAATSSGSLHLLPPSLDFDAAVAVPGGAGFHVGPVRGLDFGGEEWVTAGEDGRVHAVGGGGDGRLVARRVWDGKGMSGYETARWASPAEFATGGAGCGVQWWDRRKGDAVVAQCNGIWGRGIVTGMVHSIDINPSRKHICVVGGSSGTIFAWDLRWPQQPIPLSGVGFNGAAEPVCESEVWEVLFDTYTQSSDIISSASSKILPVMMCSEDGILAVVEQADERPIELLAEACAINSFDIDTQNPSDVVCALEWESIGVLTRGRDTMAEE, via the exons ATGGCGGACTCCCCTTCGTTCCGCCGCCACCCgctcgccgcctccgtcgaCCTCGTCCGCTGGCTCCCCTCCGTCGCCGCTTCCCCCTCCGaacgcctcctcgccgccgccatctacgACCCCTCCTCGTGCCCCACCGCCTCCAGCATCCACCTCCTCCCGCTCTCCGACCCCACCTCCCCGCTCGCCTCCCTCCCGCTCCCGTCCCGAGCCACCGCGCTCCGCTGCTCCCCCGTCGCGCTCGCCGCTGCCACCTCCTCGGGCTCGCTCCACCTCCTCCCGCCCTCGCTCGACTTcgacgcggcggtggccgtccccggcggcgcggggttCCACGTGGGCCCAGTCCGGGGTCTAGACTTCGGAGGTGAGGAGTGGGTCACGGCGGGGGAGGACGGGAGGGTGCATGCAGTCGGTGGGGGAGGGGACGGGCGGTTGGTGGCGAGGAGGGTGTGGGACGGGAAGGGGATGTCAGGGTACGAAACCGCCAGGTGGGCGTCGCCGGCGGAGTTCGCCACAGGCGGCGCCGGGTGTGGCGTGCAGTGGTGGGATCGGAGGAAGGGGGACGCCGTGGTGGCGCAGTGCAATGGCATCTG GGGTCGTGGCATCGTTACTGGCATGGTGCATTCCATTGACATCAATCCATCAAGAAAGCATATCTGTGTG GTGGGAGGCTCCTCTGGGACAATATTTGCCTGGGATCTGCGGTGGCCACAGCAGCCTATACCACTCTCTGGTGTAGGCTTTAATGGAGCAGCTGAGCCAGTGTGTGAGAGTGAGGTTTGGGAGGTTCTTTTTGATACCTACACCCAGTCTTCTGATATCATCTCATCTGCATCCTCAAAAATATTGCCAGTGATGATGTGCTCAGAGGATGGGATTCTTGCAGTTGTCGAACAAG CAGATGAGAGACCCATTGAACTGCTTGCCGAAGCCTGTGCTATCAACTCTTTTGACATAGATACTCAGAACCCATCT GATGTGGTTTGCGCACTGGAATGGGAATCGATTGGTGTCCTAACACGCGGTAGAGATACAATGGCAGAAGAATGA
- the LOC120711972 gene encoding nuclear pore complex protein NUP43-like isoform X2: MADSPSFRRHPLAASVDLVRWLPSVAASPSERLLAAAIYDPSSCPTASSIHLLPLSDPTSPLASLPLPSRATALRCSPVALAAATSSGSLHLLPPSLDFDAAVAVPGGAGFHVGPVRGLDFGGEEWVTAGEDGRVHAVGGGGDGRLVARRVWDGKGMSGYETARWASPAEFATGGAGCGVQWWDRRKGDAVVAQCNGIWGRGIVTGMVHSIDINPSRKHICVVGGSSGTIFAWDLRWPQQPIPLSGVGFNGAAEPVCESEVWEVLFDTYTQSSDIISSASSKILPVMMCSEDGILAVVEQDERPIELLAEACAINSFDIDTQNPSDVVCALEWESIGVLTRGRDTMAEE; encoded by the exons ATGGCGGACTCCCCTTCGTTCCGCCGCCACCCgctcgccgcctccgtcgaCCTCGTCCGCTGGCTCCCCTCCGTCGCCGCTTCCCCCTCCGaacgcctcctcgccgccgccatctacgACCCCTCCTCGTGCCCCACCGCCTCCAGCATCCACCTCCTCCCGCTCTCCGACCCCACCTCCCCGCTCGCCTCCCTCCCGCTCCCGTCCCGAGCCACCGCGCTCCGCTGCTCCCCCGTCGCGCTCGCCGCTGCCACCTCCTCGGGCTCGCTCCACCTCCTCCCGCCCTCGCTCGACTTcgacgcggcggtggccgtccccggcggcgcggggttCCACGTGGGCCCAGTCCGGGGTCTAGACTTCGGAGGTGAGGAGTGGGTCACGGCGGGGGAGGACGGGAGGGTGCATGCAGTCGGTGGGGGAGGGGACGGGCGGTTGGTGGCGAGGAGGGTGTGGGACGGGAAGGGGATGTCAGGGTACGAAACCGCCAGGTGGGCGTCGCCGGCGGAGTTCGCCACAGGCGGCGCCGGGTGTGGCGTGCAGTGGTGGGATCGGAGGAAGGGGGACGCCGTGGTGGCGCAGTGCAATGGCATCTG GGGTCGTGGCATCGTTACTGGCATGGTGCATTCCATTGACATCAATCCATCAAGAAAGCATATCTGTGTG GTGGGAGGCTCCTCTGGGACAATATTTGCCTGGGATCTGCGGTGGCCACAGCAGCCTATACCACTCTCTGGTGTAGGCTTTAATGGAGCAGCTGAGCCAGTGTGTGAGAGTGAGGTTTGGGAGGTTCTTTTTGATACCTACACCCAGTCTTCTGATATCATCTCATCTGCATCCTCAAAAATATTGCCAGTGATGATGTGCTCAGAGGATGGGATTCTTGCAGTTGTCGAACAAG ATGAGAGACCCATTGAACTGCTTGCCGAAGCCTGTGCTATCAACTCTTTTGACATAGATACTCAGAACCCATCT GATGTGGTTTGCGCACTGGAATGGGAATCGATTGGTGTCCTAACACGCGGTAGAGATACAATGGCAGAAGAATGA
- the LOC120711974 gene encoding CMP-sialic acid transporter 2-like isoform X1: MEYRRVKDQESYDDLSQKDVESLSGRSLSSVNATATGLSSAGGAKGKSNWKLKSVVTLALTLLTSSQAILIVWSKRAGKYEYSVTTANFSVEALKCLLSLAALFRTWNRHGVTDDNRLTTSFDEVSVYPIPAILYMVKNLLQYYIFAYVDAPAYQILKNLNIISTGVLYRIILKKKLSAIQWAAFILLCAGCTTAQLNPSSDHVLQTPIQGWMMAIVMALLSGFAGVYTEAIIKKRPSRNINVQNFWLYIFGVIFNLVAICVQDYDAVMNKGFFHGYSFITVLMILNHALSGIAVSMVMKYADNIVKVYSTSVAMLLTAVVSVFLFNFHLSLAFFLGSTVVSVSVYLHSVGKLQPQK, translated from the exons ATGGAGTACAGGAGGGTGAAGGATCAG GAGAGTTATGATGATTTATCTCAGAAGGATGTAGAAAGTCTTAGTGGGAGGTCACTATCCAGCGTAAACG CTACAGCTACTGGTCTCAGCTCTGCAGGTGGTGCAAAAGGCAAGTCTAATTGGAAGCTAAA GTCTGTTGTTACTCTTGCATTGACGCTGCTAACAAGTTCTCAGGCAATATTAATTGTGTGGTCAAAAAGGGCTGGAAAGTATGAATATAGTGTCACAACAGCTAATTTTTCG GTCGAGGCTTTAAAATGCCTTCTATCACTAGCTGCTCTTTTTAGGACATGGAACCGCCATGGTGTTACTGATGATAATAG GTTAACTACATCTTTTGATGAAGTCAGCGTATATCCGATTCCAGCTATTCTTTACATGGTGAAGAACTTATTGCAG TACTATATCTTTGCTTACGTGGATGCACCAGCTTACCAGATCTTGAAGAACCTGAATATCATCAGCACTGGTGTCTTGTACCGCATCATTTTGAAGAAAAA ATTAAGTGCAATCCAGTGGGCAGCATTTATTCTTCTGTGTGCTGGTTGCACGACAGCTCAACTTAATCCTTC ATCTGACCATGTGCTTCAAACTCCTATTCAAGGTTGGATGATGGCGATT GTGATGGCTCTTTTAAGTGGTTTTGCTGGGGTATATACAGAG GCTATCATTAAAAAACGGCCATCAAGAAACATTAACGTGCAGAACTTTTGGCTATACATTTTTGGGGTGATCTTCAATCTAGTTGCAATTTGTGTTCAGGATTATGATGCCGTCATGAATAA AGGCTTTTTCCATGGGTATTCATTCATCACAGTTTTGATGATTCTGAACCATGCACTGAG TGGAATTGCTGTTTCAATGGTGATGAAATATGCTGATAACATAGTCAAG GTTTATTCGACTTCAGTTGCAATGCTTCTGACAGCAGTTGTATCTGTCTTCTTGTTTAACTTCCATTTATCCCTCGCATTCTTCCTTGGATCCAC GGTTGTGTCTGTCTCGGTGTACCTGCACTCTGTCGGAAAACTTCAACCACAGAAATAA
- the LOC120711974 gene encoding CMP-sialic acid transporter 2-like isoform X2, producing the protein MEYRRVKDQESYDDLSQKDVESLSGRSLSSVNATGLSSAGGAKGKSNWKLKSVVTLALTLLTSSQAILIVWSKRAGKYEYSVTTANFSVEALKCLLSLAALFRTWNRHGVTDDNRLTTSFDEVSVYPIPAILYMVKNLLQYYIFAYVDAPAYQILKNLNIISTGVLYRIILKKKLSAIQWAAFILLCAGCTTAQLNPSSDHVLQTPIQGWMMAIVMALLSGFAGVYTEAIIKKRPSRNINVQNFWLYIFGVIFNLVAICVQDYDAVMNKGFFHGYSFITVLMILNHALSGIAVSMVMKYADNIVKVYSTSVAMLLTAVVSVFLFNFHLSLAFFLGSTVVSVSVYLHSVGKLQPQK; encoded by the exons ATGGAGTACAGGAGGGTGAAGGATCAG GAGAGTTATGATGATTTATCTCAGAAGGATGTAGAAAGTCTTAGTGGGAGGTCACTATCCAGCGTAAACG CTACTGGTCTCAGCTCTGCAGGTGGTGCAAAAGGCAAGTCTAATTGGAAGCTAAA GTCTGTTGTTACTCTTGCATTGACGCTGCTAACAAGTTCTCAGGCAATATTAATTGTGTGGTCAAAAAGGGCTGGAAAGTATGAATATAGTGTCACAACAGCTAATTTTTCG GTCGAGGCTTTAAAATGCCTTCTATCACTAGCTGCTCTTTTTAGGACATGGAACCGCCATGGTGTTACTGATGATAATAG GTTAACTACATCTTTTGATGAAGTCAGCGTATATCCGATTCCAGCTATTCTTTACATGGTGAAGAACTTATTGCAG TACTATATCTTTGCTTACGTGGATGCACCAGCTTACCAGATCTTGAAGAACCTGAATATCATCAGCACTGGTGTCTTGTACCGCATCATTTTGAAGAAAAA ATTAAGTGCAATCCAGTGGGCAGCATTTATTCTTCTGTGTGCTGGTTGCACGACAGCTCAACTTAATCCTTC ATCTGACCATGTGCTTCAAACTCCTATTCAAGGTTGGATGATGGCGATT GTGATGGCTCTTTTAAGTGGTTTTGCTGGGGTATATACAGAG GCTATCATTAAAAAACGGCCATCAAGAAACATTAACGTGCAGAACTTTTGGCTATACATTTTTGGGGTGATCTTCAATCTAGTTGCAATTTGTGTTCAGGATTATGATGCCGTCATGAATAA AGGCTTTTTCCATGGGTATTCATTCATCACAGTTTTGATGATTCTGAACCATGCACTGAG TGGAATTGCTGTTTCAATGGTGATGAAATATGCTGATAACATAGTCAAG GTTTATTCGACTTCAGTTGCAATGCTTCTGACAGCAGTTGTATCTGTCTTCTTGTTTAACTTCCATTTATCCCTCGCATTCTTCCTTGGATCCAC GGTTGTGTCTGTCTCGGTGTACCTGCACTCTGTCGGAAAACTTCAACCACAGAAATAA
- the LOC120711974 gene encoding CMP-sialic acid transporter 2-like isoform X3, with amino-acid sequence MEYRRVKDQESYDDLSQKDVESLSGRSLSSVNATATGLSSAGGAKGKSNWKLKSVVTLALTLLTSSQAILIVWSKRAGKYEYSVTTANFSVEALKCLLSLAALFRTWNRHGVTDDNRLTTSFDEVSVYPIPAILYMVKNLLQYYIFAYVDAPAYQILKNLNIISTGVLYRIILKKKLSAIQWAAFILLCAGCTTAQLNPSSDHVLQTPIQGWMMAIVMALLSGFAGVYTEAIIKKRPSRNINVQNFWLYIFGVIFNLVAICVQDYDAVMNKGFFHGYSFITVLMILNHALSGIAVSMVMKYADNIVKLLSLTVAEDELKVRYGGTGLTKQKAAV; translated from the exons ATGGAGTACAGGAGGGTGAAGGATCAG GAGAGTTATGATGATTTATCTCAGAAGGATGTAGAAAGTCTTAGTGGGAGGTCACTATCCAGCGTAAACG CTACAGCTACTGGTCTCAGCTCTGCAGGTGGTGCAAAAGGCAAGTCTAATTGGAAGCTAAA GTCTGTTGTTACTCTTGCATTGACGCTGCTAACAAGTTCTCAGGCAATATTAATTGTGTGGTCAAAAAGGGCTGGAAAGTATGAATATAGTGTCACAACAGCTAATTTTTCG GTCGAGGCTTTAAAATGCCTTCTATCACTAGCTGCTCTTTTTAGGACATGGAACCGCCATGGTGTTACTGATGATAATAG GTTAACTACATCTTTTGATGAAGTCAGCGTATATCCGATTCCAGCTATTCTTTACATGGTGAAGAACTTATTGCAG TACTATATCTTTGCTTACGTGGATGCACCAGCTTACCAGATCTTGAAGAACCTGAATATCATCAGCACTGGTGTCTTGTACCGCATCATTTTGAAGAAAAA ATTAAGTGCAATCCAGTGGGCAGCATTTATTCTTCTGTGTGCTGGTTGCACGACAGCTCAACTTAATCCTTC ATCTGACCATGTGCTTCAAACTCCTATTCAAGGTTGGATGATGGCGATT GTGATGGCTCTTTTAAGTGGTTTTGCTGGGGTATATACAGAG GCTATCATTAAAAAACGGCCATCAAGAAACATTAACGTGCAGAACTTTTGGCTATACATTTTTGGGGTGATCTTCAATCTAGTTGCAATTTGTGTTCAGGATTATGATGCCGTCATGAATAA AGGCTTTTTCCATGGGTATTCATTCATCACAGTTTTGATGATTCTGAACCATGCACTGAG TGGAATTGCTGTTTCAATGGTGATGAAATATGCTGATAACATAGTCAAG TTGCTATCACTAACAGTGGCGGAGGACGAATTGAAAGTTAGGTATGGCGGAACTGGTCTGACGAAGCAAAAGGCTGCAGTATAG